In Streptomyces rapamycinicus NRRL 5491, the genomic stretch CGGTGCCGTTGTCCTGCAGCGTCTTGACGATGACCGCCAGCGCGAGGTCCGCGCCCCGCTCCGGGTCGGTCACCTGGCCCCAGACGCCGGTGAACTTCAGCATCTCCTTACCGGAGGTCTGGTAGTCGGCCGCCACCAGATGCGGATCCTTGACGACCGGCACCTGCTGGAGGTCCTTACGGCCCGCCGCGGACAGATCGCTGTCGTCCGTGCCCGAGCCCTGGCGCTCGTAGTCCGCGGCCACGGTGTCGGGCGTGGTCAGCTTGTACGGGCCGCCGCTGCCGCCGCCGAACAGCGCGAACGCCCCCGCCCCCAGCGCCGCCACGACCACCACCGCGCCGACCGCGAGCCCCACCTTCCTGCCCTTACCGCCGCCACCGGCCGCCGGCCCCGGGGGCGGCGGGGTCTGGGGCCCGCCGTAGTAGCCCGCGCCCTGCTGGGGCGCGGGGGCCTGCTGCGGCGGCTGCGGCGGCTGACCATAAGGGTTCGCCGGCTGAGGCTGGCCATAGCCGCCGCCGGACCCGCCGTACGGGCCCGGGTGGCCGTAGCCGCCCTGCGGGGGCTGGCCGTAGCCCGGCGTCTGCGCGTACGGATTGGGCACGGGAGGCTGACCGGCGCCGTACGGCCCTGGCTGGCCCCCATAGGGGCCGGGCTGCGGCGGCGGCTGCTGATGGCTCATGTGCCTCTCCTTATGCGCATGACAGGTTCCAAACATCCTTCCCGACGCCCTCGGGAGCCTTGGCGCCGGGGCCACAACGGGTTCGTAACGGAAGGCCGCGGCCCTTTAGACTGCGGACGTGACCGAGAACTCTTCGCAGCGCCCCGCGAGCGGGCCGAACAGCCACCCCGAACTGCCGACCCAGTACGCGCCGGCCGATGTAGAGGGGCCGCTGTACGAGCGCTGGGTAGAGCGCGGTTACTTCGAGGCGGACGCGAAGAGCGGCAAAGAGCCCTACACCATCGTCATCCCGCCCCCCAATGTGACCGGTTCGCTCCACCTCGGCCATGCCTTCGAGCACACGATCATCGATGCGCTCACCCGGCGCAAGCGAATGCAGGGCTTTGAGACGCTCTGGCAGCCGGGGATGGATCACGCCGGTATCGCCACGCAGAACGTGGTCGAGCGCGAACTGGCCAAGGAGCGCGTCTCCCGCCACGACCTGGGCCGCGAGGCGTTCGTCGAGCGCGTCTGGCAGTGGAAGAGCGAGTCCGGCGGGCAGATCTCCGGCCAGATGCGGCGCCTGGGGGACGGCGTGGCCTGGAACCGCGAGCGCTTCACCATGGACGAGGGGCTCTCCAAGGCCGTCCAGACGATCTTCAAGCGGCTCTACGAGGACGAGCTGATCTACCGCGCCGAGCGCATCATCAACTGGTGCCCGCGCTGTCTTACGGCCATCTCGGACATCGAGGTGGAGTACGACGACGATGACGGCGAGCTCGTCTCGATCCGGTACGGCGAGGGCGACACCGCGATTGTCGTCGCGACGACCCGTGCCGAGACGATGCTGGGCGACACCGCGGTCGCCGTCCACCCCGACGACGAGCGCTACCGCCATATGGTCGGCACCGAGATCGAACTGCCGCTCACCGGCCGCCGGATCCCGATCGTCGCGGACGAGCACGTCGACCCCGAGTTCGGCACCGGCGCGGTCAAGGTCACCCCGGCCCACGACCCGAACGACTTCGAGATCGGGCAGCGGCACGGCCTGCCGAACCTGACCGTCATGGACGAGCACGCGGTCATCACCGCCCATGGCCCCTTCCAGGGCCTGGACCGGCTGGAGGCGCGCAGCGCCGTCGTCGGCGCCCTGCGCGCCGAGGGCCGGATCGTGGCCGAGAAGCGCCCGTACACCCACTCCGTGGGCCACTGCTCGCGCTGCAAGACCACCATCGAGCCGCGGCTGTCCATGCAGTGGTGGGTCAAGGTCGGCCCGCTGGCCAAGGCCGCGGGCGACGCGGTCCGCGACGGGCGGGTGAAGATCCACCCGGAGGACATGTCGAAGCGCTACTTCGACTGGGTCGACAACCTCCACGACTGGTGCATCTCGCGCCAGCTGTGGTGGGGCCACCGGATCCCGGTCTGGTACGGGCCGAACGGCGAGGTCGTCTGCGTCGGACCGGACGAGCAGCCGCCGAGCGGCGAGGGCTGGCACCAGGACAGCGACGTCCTGGACACCTGGTTCTCCTCCGGCCTGTGGCCGTTCTCCACGCTCGGCTGGCCCGAGCGGACCGAGAGCATGGCGAAGTTCTATCCGAACTCGGTCCTGGTCACCGGCTACGACATCCTCTTCTTCTGGGTCGCCCGGATGATGATGTTCGGCTTGTACGCGATGGACGGCACCCCGCCGTTCCACACCATCGCGCTGCACGGCATGGTCCGTGACCAGTTCGGTAAGAAGATGTCCAAGTCCTTTGGAAACGCGGTCAATCCGCTGGACTGGATGGACACCTATGGATCGGACGCGGTCCGCTTCACCCTGGCCCGGGGCGCCAACCCCGGTGTGGACGTCCCGATCGGCGAGGACTGGGTCCAGGCGTCCCGCAACTTCGCCAACAAGATCTGGAACGCGACCCGCTTCGCGCTGATGAACGGCGCCACGGTCGAGGGTGAACTGCCCGCCCCCGAGCGGCTGTCGGCCACCGACCGCTGGATCCTGTCCCGGCTGAACGCGGTGGTCGCCGAGGTCGACGCGTACTACGAGGACTACCAGTTCGCCAAGCTCTCCGACGTCCTCTACCACTTCGCGTGGGACGAGGTCTTCGACTGGTACGTCGAGCTGTCCAAGACCACCTTCGCCAAGGGCGGCGCGGAGGCCGACGCCGCGCGGCGCGTCCTCGGCGAGGTCCTGGACGTCACGCTGCGGCTGCTGCACCCGGTGGTCCCGTTCGTCACCGAGAAGCTGTGGACCTCGCTGACCGGCCAGGAGTCCGTGGTCATCGCGGACTGGCCGGGCGACAGCGGCTTCCGGGACGAGACGGCCGAGCGGGAGATCGAGAACCTCCAGCAGGTGGTCACCGAGGTTCGCCGGTTCCGCGCCGACCAGGGCCTCCAGCCCGGTCAGCGGGTCCCGGCCCGGCTGGAGCTCTCCGGCACCTCGCTGGCCGC encodes the following:
- a CDS encoding valine--tRNA ligase; protein product: MTENSSQRPASGPNSHPELPTQYAPADVEGPLYERWVERGYFEADAKSGKEPYTIVIPPPNVTGSLHLGHAFEHTIIDALTRRKRMQGFETLWQPGMDHAGIATQNVVERELAKERVSRHDLGREAFVERVWQWKSESGGQISGQMRRLGDGVAWNRERFTMDEGLSKAVQTIFKRLYEDELIYRAERIINWCPRCLTAISDIEVEYDDDDGELVSIRYGEGDTAIVVATTRAETMLGDTAVAVHPDDERYRHMVGTEIELPLTGRRIPIVADEHVDPEFGTGAVKVTPAHDPNDFEIGQRHGLPNLTVMDEHAVITAHGPFQGLDRLEARSAVVGALRAEGRIVAEKRPYTHSVGHCSRCKTTIEPRLSMQWWVKVGPLAKAAGDAVRDGRVKIHPEDMSKRYFDWVDNLHDWCISRQLWWGHRIPVWYGPNGEVVCVGPDEQPPSGEGWHQDSDVLDTWFSSGLWPFSTLGWPERTESMAKFYPNSVLVTGYDILFFWVARMMMFGLYAMDGTPPFHTIALHGMVRDQFGKKMSKSFGNAVNPLDWMDTYGSDAVRFTLARGANPGVDVPIGEDWVQASRNFANKIWNATRFALMNGATVEGELPAPERLSATDRWILSRLNAVVAEVDAYYEDYQFAKLSDVLYHFAWDEVFDWYVELSKTTFAKGGAEADAARRVLGEVLDVTLRLLHPVVPFVTEKLWTSLTGQESVVIADWPGDSGFRDETAEREIENLQQVVTEVRRFRADQGLQPGQRVPARLELSGTSLAAHEDAMRSLLRLQPAGEDFTATASLPVAGATVALDLSGAIDVEAERKRLAKDLAAAEKDKAQTTAKLSNEGFLAKAPDHVVEKIRTRQTTAEADIARITAQLAALPKG